In a genomic window of Bubalus bubalis isolate 160015118507 breed Murrah chromosome 17, NDDB_SH_1, whole genome shotgun sequence:
- the MSMO1 gene encoding methylsterol monooxygenase 1: MATNESISVFSSASLAVEYVDSLLPENPLQEPFKNAWNYMLNNYTKFQIATWGSLIVHEVLYFLFCLPGFLFQFIPYMKKYKIQKDKPETWKNQWKCFKVLLFNHFCIQLPLICGTYYFTEYFSIPYDWETMPRWYMLLARCFGCAVIEDTWHYFLHRLLHHKRIYKYIHKVHHEFQAPFGMEAEYAHPLETIILGTGFFIGIMLLCDHVILLWAWVAVRLIETIDVHSGYDIPLNPLNLIPFYAGSRHHDFHHMNFIGNYASTFTWWDRIFGTDSQFNAYNEKMKKVEKKTE; encoded by the exons ATGGCAACAAATGAAAGTATCAGCGTCTTTAGTTCAGCATCTTTGGCTGTGGAATATGTAGATTCACTTTTGCCTGAGAATCCTCTGCAGgaaccatttaaaaatgcttgGAACTATATGTTGAATAATTATACAAAGTTCCAGATTGCAACATGGGGATCTCTCATAGTTCATGAGGTCCtttatttcttgttctgtttACCTGGATTTTTGTTTCAATTTATACCTTACATGAAAAAGTACAAAATTCAAAAG gATAAACCAGAAACATGGAAAAACCAGTGGAAATGTTTTAAAGTGCTTCTCTTTAATCACTTTTGTATCCAGCTTCCATTGATTTGTGGAACTTATTATTTTACAGAGTATTTCAGTATTCCCTATGATTGGGAAACAATGCCAAGATG GTACATGCTTTTGGCAAGATGTTTCGGCTGTGCAGTGATCGAGGATACTTGGCACTATTTCTTGCATAGGCTTTTACatcacaaaagaatatataaatacattcataAAGTTCATCATGAGTTTCAG gctCCATTTGGAATGGAAGCTGAATATGCACATCCTCTGGAAACCATAATTCTTGGAACTGGATTTTTCATTGGAATCATGCTTTTATGTGATCATGTTATTCTTCTTTGGGCCTGGGTGGCTGTTCGTTTGATAGAGACTATTGATGTCCATAG tgGTTATGACATTCCTCTCAACCCTTTAAACCTCATTCCTTTCTATGCTGGTTCTCGGCATCACGATTTCCACCACATGAACTTCATTGGAAACTATGCTTCAACATTTACATGGTGGGACAGAATTTTTGGAACAGACTCTCAATTTAATGCCTacaatgaaaagatgaaaaaagttgagaaaaagaCTGAATAA